One Azospirillum brasilense DNA segment encodes these proteins:
- a CDS encoding TetR/AcrR family transcriptional regulator, with protein MAAMGRTAGKKTRVQRSEEVRDALFQAAAEVVGEYGYIDASITRITQRANLAQGTFYNYFASRQEIFDELLPVLGAKMLAHIRQQASGARTFLEKEEQSFRAFFSFLKRMPYFLRILNEAEIFAPKAHRQHFHNITGGYMRFLRSARKNGEIANLGDEALEPLVYMLIATRGYLALRYTDEDGVVNLPEEAVQMYLQLLSKGLLNKEPGAPS; from the coding sequence ATGGCGGCGATGGGGCGGACGGCGGGAAAGAAGACGCGGGTGCAACGGTCGGAAGAGGTCCGCGACGCCCTGTTCCAGGCCGCCGCCGAGGTGGTGGGGGAATACGGTTACATCGACGCCTCGATCACCCGGATCACCCAGCGGGCGAACCTGGCGCAGGGCACCTTCTACAACTACTTCGCCTCGCGGCAGGAAATCTTCGACGAGCTGCTTCCGGTGCTGGGCGCCAAGATGCTGGCCCACATCCGCCAGCAGGCCAGCGGCGCCAGAACCTTTCTGGAGAAGGAGGAACAATCGTTCCGGGCCTTCTTCTCCTTCCTCAAGCGCATGCCCTATTTCCTGCGCATCCTCAACGAAGCGGAGATTTTCGCACCCAAGGCCCACCGCCAGCACTTCCACAACATCACCGGCGGCTACATGCGCTTCCTGCGCAGCGCCCGCAAGAACGGCGAGATCGCCAACCTCGGCGACGAGGCGCTGGAGCCGCTGGTCTACATGCTGATCGCCACGCGGGGCTATCTCGCCTTGCGCTACACCGACGAGGACGGCGTCGTCAATCTGCCGGAAGAGGCCGTTCAGATGTACCTTCAACTGCTCTCCAAGGGCCTTCTGAACAAGGAACCGGGTGCGCCGTCGTAA
- a CDS encoding ABC transporter substrate-binding protein gives MHRRSVIGLLGAAVTLTSALALSAGSAAAQDTIKIGMTSALTGPYNEYGEGGRRGVELAIEKWNAKGGINGKKVELAMLLDDQLVPDRAVQNMRRLLDNKELVAIIGPAGSGPTLAVIEMAAADGRPYMNPVAQTPTVTYPDGGKPRPNVFSFALQNDVESTVLGRYVAKQFKKPGLVHESTAYGVSGADMIAKELKAAGGAVVATETYNQRAQDVTAQIARLQRAGADVVVCVGLGADLAVIRRTMARLNFNVPLVASNGALSIPYQEAAGDLVTGTRGSMVYVFGEETLNPAAQGFADAYKAKYGTDRWWGNDPQRPQIFMSLSVSNAYDAADVLFEGIKRANSTDPKAIATAIEGIQGLRGVNATYSFSATKHHAIAPEDVAIFEYVKTGDKIGLTIVKN, from the coding sequence ATGCACCGTCGTTCCGTCATCGGCTTGCTCGGGGCCGCCGTCACGCTGACCTCGGCTCTCGCCCTGTCCGCCGGGTCCGCCGCCGCTCAGGACACCATCAAGATCGGCATGACCTCGGCCCTGACCGGCCCCTACAACGAGTATGGCGAGGGCGGGCGGCGCGGCGTCGAACTCGCCATCGAGAAGTGGAACGCCAAGGGCGGCATCAACGGGAAGAAGGTCGAGCTGGCGATGCTGCTCGACGACCAACTCGTGCCCGACCGCGCGGTGCAGAACATGCGCCGGCTGCTCGACAACAAGGAACTGGTCGCCATCATCGGCCCGGCGGGCAGCGGCCCGACGCTGGCGGTGATCGAGATGGCCGCCGCCGACGGGCGCCCCTACATGAACCCGGTGGCGCAGACCCCGACCGTCACCTACCCGGACGGCGGCAAGCCGCGCCCGAACGTCTTCTCCTTCGCGCTGCAGAACGACGTCGAATCGACGGTGCTCGGCCGCTACGTCGCCAAGCAGTTCAAGAAGCCGGGGCTGGTCCACGAGAGCACGGCCTACGGCGTGTCCGGCGCCGACATGATCGCCAAGGAGCTGAAGGCGGCGGGCGGTGCCGTCGTGGCGACGGAAACCTACAACCAGCGTGCCCAGGACGTGACGGCGCAGATCGCCCGCCTCCAGCGGGCCGGGGCCGACGTGGTGGTCTGCGTCGGGCTGGGCGCCGATCTGGCGGTGATCCGCCGCACCATGGCGCGGCTGAATTTCAACGTGCCGCTGGTCGCCTCCAACGGCGCCCTGTCGATCCCCTACCAGGAGGCCGCCGGGGATCTGGTGACCGGCACGCGCGGTTCGATGGTCTACGTGTTCGGCGAGGAGACGTTGAATCCGGCGGCCCAGGGCTTCGCCGACGCCTACAAGGCCAAGTACGGCACCGACCGCTGGTGGGGCAACGACCCGCAGCGCCCGCAGATCTTCATGTCGCTGTCGGTCAGCAACGCCTACGACGCCGCCGACGTGCTGTTCGAGGGCATCAAGCGCGCCAACTCCACCGATCCCAAGGCCATTGCGACGGCCATCGAGGGAATCCAGGGCCTGCGCGGGGTGAACGCCACCTATTCCTTCTCCGCCACCAAGCACCACGCCATCGCGCCGGAGGATGTCGCGATCTTCGAGTATGTGAAGACCGGCGACAAGATCGGGCTGACGATCGTCAAGAACTGA
- a CDS encoding enoyl-CoA hydratase/isomerase family protein, whose protein sequence is MTEESPILTSRDGAVGLITINRPATLNALDVPTLLELERALGELETDDGVHVIVVTGAGERAFVAGGDIADLDSRQGLAHYLDFAEIVHRVFRRFETCDKPTIAAVNGWALGGGTELVLSLDIRIAADSAKFGLPEINLGLFPGAGGTQRILRQVPPCRARELVFTGDQFTAAEAVAWGLVNRAVPKAELMAEAMATAHKIAAKSPLILKLTKRTLRHGAEMPLGASLAYEQAMIGLVLDSQDAHEGCRAFLEKRKAAFTGQ, encoded by the coding sequence ATGACGGAAGAAAGCCCCATCCTCACCAGCCGCGACGGCGCCGTGGGCCTGATCACCATCAACCGCCCGGCGACTCTCAACGCGCTCGACGTGCCGACCCTGCTGGAGCTGGAACGGGCGCTGGGCGAGCTGGAGACCGACGACGGCGTGCACGTCATCGTCGTCACCGGGGCGGGCGAGCGCGCCTTCGTGGCCGGCGGCGATATCGCCGACCTCGACAGCCGCCAGGGCCTCGCCCACTATCTCGACTTCGCGGAGATCGTGCACCGGGTGTTCCGCCGGTTCGAGACCTGCGACAAGCCGACCATCGCCGCCGTCAACGGCTGGGCGCTCGGCGGCGGGACCGAGCTGGTGCTGTCGCTCGACATCCGCATCGCCGCCGACAGCGCGAAGTTCGGCCTGCCGGAAATCAACCTCGGCCTGTTCCCCGGCGCCGGCGGCACCCAGCGCATCCTGCGCCAGGTTCCGCCTTGCCGGGCGCGCGAGCTGGTCTTCACCGGCGACCAGTTCACCGCCGCGGAGGCGGTCGCCTGGGGATTGGTCAACCGCGCCGTCCCCAAGGCCGAGCTGATGGCCGAGGCGATGGCCACCGCCCACAAGATCGCCGCCAAGTCGCCGCTGATCCTGAAGCTGACCAAGCGCACGCTGCGCCACGGGGCGGAGATGCCGCTCGGCGCCTCGCTGGCCTATGAGCAGGCGATGATCGGGCTGGTGCTCGACAGCCAGGACGCGCACGAGGGCTGCCGCGCCTTCCTGGAGAAGCGCAAGGCCGCCTTCACGGGGCAATGA
- a CDS encoding thiamine pyrophosphate-dependent dehydrogenase E1 component subunit alpha, translating into MPSSAAQADPIPANSIPTDRRLALHRTMQTIRATETTLSRLFADGEIPGFIHLSVGQEAVAAGVVGALGPRDSFATTHRGHGHVLARGVKLDLFFKEIMGRAGGICGGRGGSMHVADLSLGVLGANGIVGAGLPLATGSALAHQTRRTGGVAVAFFGDGAMAEGALHECLNMAALWKLPMVFVCENNGWSEFSPTSTQFAATLDKLGAAFGVPHRRVDGNDVAAVAEAATEVVEAARGGGPRILECLTTRWHGHFEGDPQRYRNADEIAGLPQNDPLRRSAEALLAAGVEESALAALVDSVDAEIREALEAARADALPDVDAAFRDVYTPTATLTAGA; encoded by the coding sequence ATGCCGTCATCCGCCGCTCAGGCAGATCCGATTCCGGCCAACTCAATCCCAACCGACCGGCGGCTGGCGCTTCACCGCACCATGCAGACGATCCGGGCGACCGAAACCACCCTGTCCCGGCTGTTCGCCGACGGCGAGATCCCCGGCTTCATCCATCTCAGCGTCGGGCAGGAGGCGGTGGCCGCCGGGGTCGTCGGCGCGCTGGGGCCACGGGACAGCTTCGCCACCACCCACCGCGGCCACGGCCATGTGCTGGCCCGCGGCGTGAAGCTGGACCTCTTCTTCAAGGAGATCATGGGGCGAGCCGGCGGTATCTGCGGCGGGCGCGGCGGCTCGATGCACGTCGCCGACCTGTCGCTCGGCGTGCTGGGGGCCAACGGCATCGTCGGGGCCGGGCTGCCGCTCGCCACCGGAAGCGCACTGGCCCACCAGACGCGGCGCACCGGCGGCGTGGCGGTCGCCTTCTTCGGCGACGGCGCCATGGCCGAGGGCGCCCTGCACGAATGCCTGAACATGGCGGCGCTGTGGAAGCTGCCGATGGTCTTCGTCTGCGAGAACAACGGCTGGTCGGAATTCTCGCCGACCTCCACCCAGTTCGCCGCGACTCTGGACAAGCTGGGTGCGGCCTTCGGCGTGCCGCACCGCCGGGTGGACGGCAACGACGTCGCCGCGGTGGCCGAGGCCGCCACGGAGGTGGTGGAGGCCGCCCGCGGCGGCGGTCCGCGCATCCTGGAATGCCTGACCACCCGTTGGCACGGCCATTTCGAGGGCGATCCGCAGCGCTACCGCAACGCCGACGAGATCGCCGGCCTGCCGCAGAACGACCCGCTGCGCCGCTCCGCCGAGGCGCTGCTCGCCGCCGGAGTCGAGGAATCGGCGCTCGCCGCCCTGGTCGACTCGGTGGACGCCGAGATCCGGGAGGCGCTGGAGGCCGCCCGCGCCGACGCCCTGCCCGACGTGGACGCCGCCTTCCGCGACGTCTACACGCCGACCGCCACCCTCACCGCCGGGGCCTGA
- a CDS encoding acyl-CoA dehydrogenase family protein: protein MDFQLSEEQRLMIETASRVGAEFGPDYWREQDAKKSFPTEAWAGICESGLGGVSLPEEYGGSGLGMLDMALVVEALSAAGGGSTLAQLFMINPIFGGVALAKFGTKAQKDAMLPALIQGKLNFCMALTEPNAGSNSLEIRTFAHADGQGWRLKGQKIWITGVPDAQKMLVVARTTRLEEAGRRTAGISLFLIDVDREGLSHQPIEKVGTNTLASSTVYFDDVRIEPDELIGTLDGGWHQLLDVLNTERIVTTAGLVGAGSLAIRLAVDYAKDRKVFGDKPVAAYQGVQFPLAQAHAELQCARLMNLKAASLCDTGLPYGSEANIAKLIAAQAASHAIERSMQAMGGMGYAKEYHVERLWRDARLFRFAPVSEEMVLNFIAMHDLGMPKSY, encoded by the coding sequence ATGGACTTCCAGCTTTCCGAAGAACAGCGCCTGATGATCGAGACGGCGTCGCGCGTCGGCGCCGAATTCGGTCCCGACTATTGGCGCGAGCAGGACGCGAAGAAGAGTTTCCCGACCGAGGCCTGGGCCGGCATCTGCGAATCCGGCCTCGGCGGCGTCTCCCTGCCCGAGGAATATGGCGGCTCCGGCCTCGGCATGCTCGACATGGCGCTGGTGGTGGAAGCGCTGTCGGCGGCCGGCGGCGGCTCGACGCTGGCCCAGCTCTTCATGATCAACCCGATCTTCGGTGGCGTGGCGCTGGCGAAGTTCGGCACCAAGGCGCAGAAGGACGCCATGCTGCCCGCCCTGATCCAGGGCAAGCTGAACTTCTGTATGGCGCTGACCGAGCCGAACGCCGGCTCCAATAGCCTGGAGATCCGGACCTTCGCCCACGCCGACGGTCAGGGCTGGCGGCTGAAGGGCCAGAAGATCTGGATCACCGGCGTGCCCGACGCGCAGAAGATGCTGGTGGTCGCCCGCACCACCCGGCTTGAGGAGGCGGGCCGACGCACCGCCGGAATCAGCCTGTTCCTGATCGATGTCGACCGCGAGGGCCTCAGCCACCAGCCGATCGAGAAGGTTGGCACCAACACGCTGGCCTCCAGCACCGTCTATTTCGACGACGTGCGGATCGAGCCGGACGAGCTGATCGGCACGCTCGACGGCGGCTGGCACCAGCTTCTCGATGTGCTGAACACCGAGCGCATCGTCACCACCGCCGGTCTGGTCGGCGCCGGCAGCCTCGCCATCCGGCTGGCGGTGGATTACGCCAAGGACCGCAAGGTCTTCGGCGACAAGCCGGTGGCCGCCTACCAGGGCGTCCAGTTCCCGCTCGCCCAGGCCCACGCCGAGCTGCAATGCGCCCGGCTGATGAATCTGAAGGCGGCGTCCCTCTGCGACACGGGCCTGCCCTACGGCAGCGAGGCCAACATCGCCAAGCTGATCGCGGCGCAGGCGGCGTCCCACGCCATCGAGCGGTCGATGCAGGCGATGGGCGGCATGGGCTATGCCAAGGAATACCATGTCGAGCGGCTGTGGCGCGACGCAAGGCTGTTCCGCTTCGCCCCGGTGTCGGAAGAGATGGTGCTGAACTTCATCGCCATGCACGATCTCGGCATGCCGAAATCCTACTGA
- a CDS encoding MmgE/PrpD family protein — protein MTAPYDTLAASIARFIAGLTLDNLPPDVVEKARVCLLNGYGIALGGHGTPYAPVARTAALALHGEHSGGVTMLGDGRRTSVPGAALAGSPLFHGRAQEDTCGAAHIGAVLIPLLTALVEAGDGPVERLLPALVAGYEAGGLLENAFSPLTTPAGLRASPLYGTLAAAAGAAYLLGLPEERIAAAFANAASFTGGILQSFDDGTDEWRYQVGVAAVNGLTAARLAAAGSVSAPRAFEGRTGFVRAFARTGCDPAELAARLGRDWSIHRVTFKPYPVCAFNQTPVTAALALRGEVAGRAIRSVTVRMNPFETGYAGMDSKGPFTSISGTLMSIPFCIALTLLRGVPTMETMTRYDDGAVNALVERVDLVPDEGVRRLCCAIEVVLEDGTALTRRQDMTTDDFSLPWEAVSALVRRIGDETGVPADAYDRIERFARALPDAAIGDVLEAFGRLPDHPHQASVSLVKGVGNG, from the coding sequence ATGACCGCTCCCTACGATACCCTGGCGGCGTCCATCGCCCGCTTCATCGCCGGCCTGACCTTGGACAACCTGCCGCCCGACGTGGTGGAGAAGGCGCGGGTCTGCCTGCTGAACGGCTACGGCATCGCGCTCGGCGGGCACGGCACGCCCTACGCCCCGGTGGCACGGACGGCGGCGCTAGCCCTGCATGGGGAACATTCCGGTGGCGTTACCATGCTGGGGGATGGACGACGGACCAGCGTTCCCGGCGCGGCGCTGGCAGGCTCCCCCCTGTTCCATGGCCGGGCGCAGGAGGACACCTGCGGCGCCGCCCACATCGGCGCCGTTCTGATCCCGCTGCTGACCGCGCTGGTCGAGGCCGGGGACGGCCCGGTCGAACGGCTGCTGCCGGCCCTGGTCGCTGGCTACGAGGCGGGCGGGTTGCTGGAGAACGCCTTTTCGCCGCTGACCACGCCCGCCGGTCTTCGCGCCTCGCCGCTTTACGGCACATTGGCCGCCGCCGCCGGGGCGGCGTACCTGCTCGGCCTGCCGGAGGAGCGCATCGCGGCGGCGTTCGCCAACGCCGCCTCCTTCACCGGCGGCATCCTGCAATCCTTCGACGACGGCACCGACGAGTGGCGCTATCAGGTCGGCGTCGCCGCCGTGAACGGGTTGACGGCGGCGCGGCTGGCGGCGGCGGGCTCGGTCTCCGCCCCCCGCGCCTTCGAAGGCCGCACCGGCTTCGTCCGCGCCTTCGCCCGCACCGGCTGCGACCCTGCGGAACTGGCGGCCCGGCTGGGTCGCGACTGGTCGATCCACCGCGTCACCTTCAAGCCCTACCCGGTCTGCGCCTTCAACCAGACCCCGGTCACCGCGGCGCTCGCCCTGCGCGGCGAGGTGGCGGGCCGGGCCATCCGGTCGGTGACCGTGCGCATGAACCCGTTCGAGACCGGCTATGCCGGCATGGATTCGAAGGGGCCGTTCACCAGCATCTCCGGCACGCTGATGAGCATCCCCTTCTGCATCGCGCTGACCCTGCTGCGCGGCGTGCCGACCATGGAGACGATGACCCGCTACGACGACGGCGCGGTCAACGCCCTGGTCGAACGCGTCGACCTCGTCCCCGACGAGGGCGTGCGGCGGCTGTGCTGCGCCATCGAGGTGGTGCTGGAGGACGGCACGGCGCTGACCCGCCGCCAGGACATGACGACCGACGACTTCTCACTGCCCTGGGAGGCGGTGAGCGCGCTGGTCCGCCGCATCGGGGACGAAACCGGGGTACCCGCCGACGCCTATGACCGGATCGAGCGTTTCGCCCGCGCCCTGCCCGACGCGGCGATCGGCGACGTGCTGGAGGCGTTCGGGCGGCTTCCCGATCACCCGCATCAGGCGTCGGTTTCTCTCGTCAAAGGCGTGGGGAACGGCTAA
- a CDS encoding AMP-binding protein has translation MVNLSAFIRFHALRTPDRLALVYGDQRISYADFLDRIGRMAAFLHRRGVREGDVVAVVMKNSAAFLEIAFAASHLGAVFLPINYRLAAPEVAFITGNAGATLVFADTELAAAVKDDPRAVLVDAAAQADGRVLAGTEGPVPPMRVRGSQDLFRLMYTSGTTDHPKGVMHSYENFYWKCMDHVTALGLTAEDRLLAVGPLYHVGAFDLPGLAVLWLGGTICVLRDFDPDTALAAIERERLTGAWFAPVMVGRILSHPERGRYDVSSLKWAIGGGERTPEQRIRDFTGLFANARYIDGYGLTESCSGDTLMEAGREIEKIGSTGRALAHVEIDIRDDAGTSLPTGEIGEICLRGPKVTKGYWRDPEKTARSFYGDWFRTGDVGYLDADGFLFLTDRKKDMIISGGENIASSEIERVVFLLPQVVEVAVIAVPDERWGEVPAAVVVLKEGESLDAETLEQHCRRHLAGFKIPKRLLLREALPRNPSGKVLKRVLRDELAPAQPEDTP, from the coding sequence GTGGTCAATCTGAGCGCCTTCATCCGGTTCCACGCGCTGCGCACGCCGGACCGGCTGGCGCTGGTCTATGGCGACCAGCGCATCAGCTACGCCGACTTCCTCGACCGCATCGGGCGCATGGCCGCCTTCCTCCACCGGCGCGGCGTGCGCGAGGGCGACGTGGTGGCGGTGGTGATGAAGAACAGCGCCGCCTTCCTGGAGATCGCCTTCGCTGCCAGCCACCTCGGCGCGGTGTTCCTGCCGATCAATTACCGGCTGGCCGCCCCCGAGGTCGCCTTCATCACCGGCAACGCCGGGGCGACACTGGTCTTCGCCGACACCGAGCTGGCGGCGGCGGTGAAGGACGACCCGCGCGCCGTTCTGGTCGACGCGGCGGCGCAGGCGGACGGGCGGGTTCTGGCCGGTACGGAGGGACCGGTGCCGCCGATGCGGGTGCGCGGCTCGCAAGACCTGTTCCGGCTGATGTACACGTCGGGCACCACCGACCATCCCAAGGGGGTCATGCATTCCTACGAGAACTTCTATTGGAAATGCATGGACCATGTGACGGCGCTGGGGCTGACGGCGGAGGACCGGCTGCTCGCGGTCGGGCCGCTGTACCATGTCGGCGCCTTCGACCTGCCGGGCCTCGCGGTGCTGTGGCTGGGCGGGACGATCTGCGTCCTGCGCGACTTCGACCCGGACACGGCCCTCGCCGCGATCGAGCGCGAGCGACTGACCGGCGCTTGGTTCGCCCCGGTGATGGTCGGGCGCATCCTGTCCCACCCGGAGCGCGGGCGCTACGACGTCTCCAGCCTGAAATGGGCGATCGGCGGCGGCGAGCGCACGCCGGAGCAGCGCATCCGCGACTTCACCGGCCTGTTCGCCAACGCCCGCTACATCGACGGCTATGGCCTGACCGAGAGCTGTTCGGGCGACACGCTGATGGAGGCCGGGCGCGAGATCGAGAAGATCGGCTCGACGGGCCGGGCGCTCGCCCATGTGGAGATCGACATCCGCGACGATGCCGGCACCTCCCTGCCCACCGGGGAAATCGGCGAGATCTGCCTGCGTGGCCCGAAGGTCACCAAGGGCTACTGGAGGGACCCGGAGAAGACGGCGCGCAGCTTCTACGGCGACTGGTTCCGCACCGGCGACGTCGGCTATCTCGACGCCGACGGCTTCCTGTTCCTGACCGACCGCAAGAAGGACATGATCATCAGCGGCGGCGAAAACATCGCCTCCTCGGAGATCGAACGGGTCGTCTTTCTGCTGCCCCAGGTCGTCGAGGTCGCCGTTATCGCCGTCCCCGACGAGCGCTGGGGCGAGGTGCCCGCGGCGGTCGTGGTGCTGAAGGAAGGCGAGAGCCTCGACGCCGAGACGCTGGAGCAGCACTGCCGCCGGCACCTTGCCGGCTTCAAGATCCCCAAGCGCCTGCTGCTGCGCGAGGCGCTGCCGCGCAACCCGTCCGGCAAGGTGCTGAAGCGCGTGCTGCGCGACGAACTGGCCCCCGCCCAACCGGAGGACACCCCATGA
- a CDS encoding alpha-ketoacid dehydrogenase subunit beta: MPKPLRYVNAVAQALNDAMAADPAVMLMGEDVAAAGGPFKATRGLLDAHGPERVRDTPISEASLVGAAVGAALTGMKPVVEIMFMDFVTLAMDAVVNQAAKARFMFGGQCSVPMVLRTPHGGGLNAGPQHSQCLEAWFAHIPGLRVVCPATVADAYSLLRAAIEAPDPVVVVENKALYALQGDIDVNAPREVGKARLDRAGRDATIVTYGATLYAARAAADRLAAEGIEAEIVDLRWIQPWDEEAVFASVAKTHRVVIAHEAVQAFGVGAEIAARIASDAFDDLDAPVLRVGAPFMPIAFAKTLEAAYLPDADRIVAAVKSTLA, translated from the coding sequence ATGCCGAAGCCTTTGCGCTATGTGAACGCCGTCGCCCAGGCCCTCAACGACGCGATGGCCGCCGACCCCGCCGTGATGCTGATGGGCGAGGACGTGGCCGCCGCTGGCGGGCCGTTCAAGGCGACCCGCGGCCTGCTCGACGCCCACGGGCCGGAGCGGGTGCGCGACACCCCGATCTCCGAAGCCTCCCTGGTCGGCGCCGCCGTCGGGGCCGCGCTGACCGGTATGAAGCCGGTGGTCGAGATCATGTTCATGGATTTCGTGACGCTCGCCATGGACGCCGTTGTGAACCAAGCCGCCAAGGCCCGCTTCATGTTCGGCGGGCAGTGCAGCGTGCCGATGGTGCTGCGCACGCCGCACGGCGGCGGGCTGAACGCCGGGCCGCAGCATTCGCAGTGCCTGGAGGCGTGGTTCGCCCACATCCCCGGCCTGCGCGTCGTCTGCCCGGCCACCGTCGCCGATGCCTACAGCCTGCTGCGCGCCGCCATCGAGGCCCCCGACCCCGTCGTCGTCGTCGAGAACAAGGCGCTCTACGCGCTTCAGGGCGACATCGACGTGAACGCCCCGCGCGAAGTCGGCAAGGCGCGACTCGACCGGGCGGGCCGTGACGCCACCATCGTCACCTACGGCGCCACACTCTACGCCGCCCGCGCCGCCGCCGACCGGCTGGCCGCCGAGGGCATCGAGGCGGAAATCGTCGACCTGCGCTGGATTCAGCCCTGGGACGAGGAGGCCGTCTTCGCCTCCGTCGCCAAGACCCACCGGGTGGTCATCGCGCACGAGGCGGTGCAGGCCTTCGGCGTCGGGGCGGAGATCGCCGCGCGCATCGCGTCGGACGCCTTCGACGACCTCGACGCCCCGGTGCTGCGGGTCGGCGCGCCCTTCATGCCCATCGCCTTCGCCAAGACCCTCGAAGCGGCCTATCTGCCCGACGCCGACCGGATCGTCGCGGCGGTCAAGAGCACGCTCGCCTGA
- a CDS encoding dihydrolipoamide acetyltransferase family protein: MVRELVMPKLGLTMTEGVLAEWRVSPGQPFRSGDVLLVVETDKIASEVEADSDGVLIETTIPAGETVAVGTPIARWSADGAGAAPAPEPAEASAAKAAPTPVAANARSLPAPVRSNGERILSTPLARRRAEGLGVDLGTVAGSGPRGRIKVADVDAAAQMRPALQPAPQPELQAPKIDAPVAERSKPTTLQATVARRLTAAKRDVPHFYLAAEAEVTELAALRDRLNADTESGLPRISMTHLVLAAVGRALAAMPEMDRVWDDEPPGGAILALGRGDIGMAVDTPRGLVAPVLRGAATLPLDRLAAEAASLTRRARDGRLTEEDFQGGAITVSNAGMHNVTYMTSIINPGQSSILGVGSVRSVFRPDEAGAPVLKRELGLVLSADHRLFDGVTALAFLNRIIAGLERPLRLLRAA, encoded by the coding sequence ATGGTCCGCGAACTGGTGATGCCCAAGCTGGGGCTGACGATGACCGAGGGGGTGCTCGCCGAATGGCGGGTGTCTCCCGGCCAGCCCTTCCGCAGCGGCGACGTGCTGCTCGTCGTCGAAACCGACAAGATCGCCTCGGAGGTCGAGGCCGACAGCGACGGCGTGCTGATCGAGACGACCATCCCGGCCGGCGAGACGGTGGCCGTCGGCACCCCGATCGCCCGCTGGTCCGCCGATGGCGCGGGCGCCGCCCCCGCTCCGGAACCGGCGGAGGCGTCCGCCGCAAAGGCCGCCCCGACACCCGTCGCCGCCAATGCCCGTTCCCTGCCCGCCCCCGTCCGCAGCAACGGGGAGCGCATCCTGTCGACACCGCTCGCCCGCCGCCGCGCCGAGGGGCTTGGCGTCGATCTCGGGACGGTGGCCGGCAGCGGCCCGCGTGGTCGCATCAAGGTCGCCGACGTCGATGCGGCGGCCCAAATGCGGCCAGCGCTTCAACCAGCGCCCCAACCCGAGCTCCAGGCGCCGAAGATCGACGCTCCCGTCGCGGAACGCTCGAAGCCCACCACCCTGCAGGCGACCGTCGCCCGTCGTCTGACCGCCGCCAAGCGCGACGTGCCGCACTTCTATCTCGCCGCGGAGGCCGAGGTGACGGAGCTGGCCGCCCTGCGCGACCGGCTGAACGCCGACACCGAGTCCGGGCTTCCGCGGATTTCGATGACCCATCTGGTGCTGGCCGCGGTCGGGCGGGCGCTTGCCGCCATGCCGGAGATGGACCGGGTGTGGGACGACGAGCCTCCCGGCGGCGCGATCCTCGCCCTTGGCCGCGGCGACATCGGCATGGCGGTGGACACGCCGCGCGGGCTGGTCGCCCCGGTGCTGCGCGGGGCGGCGACCCTGCCGCTCGACCGGCTGGCGGCGGAGGCCGCGTCGCTGACCCGCCGCGCCCGCGACGGGCGCCTGACGGAGGAGGACTTCCAGGGCGGCGCCATCACCGTGTCGAACGCCGGCATGCACAACGTCACCTACATGACCTCGATCATCAATCCCGGCCAGTCGAGCATCCTCGGCGTCGGCAGTGTCCGCTCCGTCTTCCGTCCCGACGAGGCGGGGGCCCCGGTGCTGAAGCGCGAGCTCGGCCTCGTCCTGTCGGCGGATCACCGGCTGTTCGACGGCGTGACCGCCCTGGCCTTCCTCAACCGCATCATCGCCGGGCTGGAGCGGCCGTTGCGCCTGCTTCGCGCCGCCTGA